The Saccharomonospora cyanea NA-134 genome includes a region encoding these proteins:
- a CDS encoding acyltransferase family protein codes for MTQAQEALSGPVTAAEPEKAKPRKPRYISWDAIRVVGILAVLAFHSTLLAPVDLPGFDLPPEPLRMDFPFGASVLITVSGYFAAMTIGKHSSLRWWLRRLARLLPAFWVAVLVIFAATLLFAPEGLPRHTYGDLIGNLALVHLLVPDIAYIDLAHWTVPVQVAGFTAIALLAAFRVRGRAATAVMWAVLLVPLAVRYVFMGPGDIVPAWLSIAMDGTGLNRAHLLLAGVAIYRWSKHRLSFTQLYLMLIAVLLAHDLHPPANDAVLAYAVAMVLICVAAYEPAWNGRVFAALERPIRWLAGISYGVYLMHFVMGSIVARHLADLGVPWWGWVPAWFVTAIVLGWALTRCVEQPAFDFFNKWLTPKGKPVPKTRPARPSV; via the coding sequence ATGACGCAGGCGCAGGAGGCCCTGTCCGGCCCGGTGACGGCGGCGGAACCTGAGAAAGCCAAACCCCGGAAACCGCGCTACATCAGCTGGGACGCCATCCGCGTGGTCGGCATCCTGGCCGTTCTGGCCTTCCACTCGACACTGCTCGCGCCGGTGGACCTGCCCGGTTTCGACCTGCCACCCGAGCCGCTGCGCATGGACTTCCCGTTCGGCGCCTCGGTGCTGATCACGGTGTCGGGCTACTTCGCCGCGATGACGATCGGCAAGCACTCGTCGCTGCGCTGGTGGCTGCGCAGGCTCGCGCGCCTGCTGCCCGCGTTCTGGGTCGCCGTGCTGGTGATCTTCGCTGCGACCCTGTTGTTCGCGCCCGAGGGACTGCCGCGGCACACCTACGGCGACCTGATCGGCAACCTCGCGTTGGTGCACCTGCTGGTGCCTGACATCGCCTACATCGACCTCGCGCACTGGACCGTGCCGGTGCAGGTGGCCGGGTTCACGGCCATCGCGCTGCTCGCGGCGTTCCGGGTGCGTGGTCGCGCGGCGACGGCCGTGATGTGGGCCGTGTTGCTCGTGCCGCTCGCCGTCCGCTACGTGTTCATGGGGCCGGGCGACATCGTGCCGGCATGGCTGTCCATCGCCATGGACGGCACCGGGCTCAACCGTGCGCACCTGCTCCTGGCGGGTGTGGCGATCTACCGGTGGTCGAAGCACCGGTTGTCGTTCACACAGCTGTACCTGATGTTGATCGCCGTGCTGCTCGCGCACGACCTGCACCCGCCGGCCAACGACGCCGTGCTGGCGTACGCGGTCGCCATGGTGCTGATCTGCGTGGCCGCCTACGAACCGGCGTGGAACGGCCGCGTGTTCGCGGCACTGGAGCGGCCGATCCGCTGGCTCGCCGGTATCTCCTACGGCGTCTACCTCATGCACTTCGTGATGGGCAGCATCGTCGCCCGCCACCTCGCCGACCTGGGCGTGCCGTGGTGGGGCTGGGTGCCCGCGTGGTTCGTCACGGCCATCGTGCTGGGCTGGGCGTTGACGAGGTGCGTGGAGCAGCCCGCGTTCGACTTCTTCAACAAGTGGCTCACCCCGAAGGGAAAACCCGTTCCGAAGACGCGCCCCGCGCGACCGTCCGTGTGA
- a CDS encoding primosomal protein N' family DNA-binding protein — MSRSDTDPPRDQPSDALWDLPKPASTASRSAKAGREAKARRAGKGRRQPAETDPVARVLVDVPLAHLDRTFDYQVPREFADSAVPGCRVRVRFAGQLVDGYLLERASTTDYTRKLAFLERVVSAERVLPPALLQVCRAVARRYGGTLADVVRLAVPPRHARVE, encoded by the coding sequence ATGAGCCGCTCGGACACCGACCCGCCACGCGACCAGCCCTCCGACGCACTGTGGGACCTGCCGAAGCCCGCGTCGACGGCGTCGCGAAGCGCGAAAGCCGGCCGGGAGGCGAAGGCGCGGCGTGCGGGGAAGGGCAGGCGGCAGCCCGCGGAGACCGACCCCGTCGCGCGCGTGCTGGTGGACGTGCCGTTGGCTCACCTCGACCGCACCTTCGACTACCAGGTGCCGCGGGAGTTCGCCGACAGCGCCGTCCCGGGGTGCCGGGTGCGGGTGCGGTTCGCGGGGCAGCTCGTGGACGGCTACCTGCTGGAGCGGGCGTCGACCACCGACTACACCCGGAAGCTGGCGTTCCTGGAACGCGTGGTCTCCGCCGAACGCGTGTTGCCTCCCGCCCTGCTGCAGGTGTGCCGCGCGGTCGCCCGCCGTTACGGCGGCACCCTCGCCGACGTGGTGCGGCTTGCCGTTCCGCCTCGGCACGCGCGGGTGGAG
- a CDS encoding hypothetical protein (binding of PriA to forked DNA starts the assembly of the primosome, also possesses 3'-5' helicase activity), translated as ALPGEDWPRRLAELATTVAATGRGAVLVVPDHRDVARLHTACAELAGEDAVVALSAGLGPAERYRRWLAVVRGTVRIVVGTRAAMFAPVADPGLYVVWDDGDDLHVDPHAPYPQVRDVLMLRAHIDSASVLVAGHSRTAEAQLLVETGWAHPIAAAREELRAQAPRVTPTGEDFDVARDEAARAARLPAVAFEAARGSLAAGAPVLVQVPRRGYVPGLACGRCRTPARCRRCAGPLLLPGGGASEVPRCRWCGVADAAYRCPACGSGRLRAVVVGAARTAEELGRAFPGVAVRTSGGGDVLDTVPARPALVVATPGAEPVAEGGYGAALLLDGWALLGRQDLRAAEETLRRWMAAATLVRPARDGGRVVVGAEAGIPAVQALVRWDPGWHASLELAEREELGFPPHVRMASVEGTPDAVAGLLDEISLPDSAEVLGPVPLGEIDEEGRSERERALLRVPRQYGRALAEAVHAVRAVRDARKAADVVRIQLDPPSPV; from the coding sequence GGCGCTGCCGGGTGAGGACTGGCCGCGCAGGCTGGCCGAACTCGCCACCACGGTCGCCGCCACAGGGCGCGGTGCCGTGCTGGTCGTGCCCGACCACCGCGACGTGGCGCGCCTGCACACTGCCTGTGCGGAACTCGCGGGGGAGGACGCCGTGGTCGCGTTGTCGGCGGGGCTGGGACCCGCCGAGCGGTACCGCCGGTGGCTCGCCGTGGTGCGCGGAACCGTGCGGATCGTGGTGGGCACCCGCGCGGCGATGTTCGCCCCCGTCGCCGATCCGGGGCTCTACGTCGTGTGGGACGACGGCGACGACCTGCACGTGGACCCGCACGCGCCGTACCCGCAGGTGCGCGACGTGTTGATGTTGCGCGCGCACATCGATTCGGCGTCGGTGCTGGTGGCGGGCCACTCCCGGACGGCGGAGGCCCAGCTGTTGGTGGAGACGGGCTGGGCTCACCCGATCGCCGCGGCCCGGGAGGAGCTGCGTGCGCAGGCACCGCGCGTGACGCCGACGGGGGAGGACTTCGACGTCGCACGCGACGAGGCGGCCCGGGCCGCGCGGCTGCCCGCCGTGGCGTTCGAGGCCGCGCGGGGCAGCCTGGCCGCCGGTGCGCCCGTGCTCGTCCAGGTGCCCCGCCGCGGCTACGTGCCCGGACTCGCGTGTGGGCGGTGCCGGACGCCCGCGCGGTGCCGCCGATGCGCGGGACCGCTGTTGCTGCCCGGTGGGGGGGCCTCCGAGGTGCCGCGCTGCCGCTGGTGTGGGGTGGCGGACGCGGCGTACCGCTGTCCGGCGTGCGGTTCGGGTCGGCTGCGGGCCGTCGTGGTGGGTGCGGCGCGCACGGCCGAGGAGTTGGGCCGGGCCTTTCCCGGGGTCGCGGTGCGCACGTCGGGTGGTGGTGACGTGCTGGACACAGTGCCCGCCAGGCCCGCGCTGGTGGTGGCCACGCCGGGGGCGGAACCCGTCGCCGAGGGGGGTTACGGCGCCGCGCTGCTGCTGGACGGCTGGGCGCTGCTGGGACGTCAGGACCTGCGTGCCGCGGAGGAGACGCTGCGTCGCTGGATGGCGGCTGCGACCCTGGTGCGGCCCGCGCGGGACGGCGGCCGGGTGGTCGTCGGCGCCGAGGCGGGGATCCCCGCCGTCCAGGCACTCGTGCGCTGGGACCCCGGTTGGCACGCCTCGCTGGAGCTGGCCGAGCGCGAGGAGCTCGGCTTCCCGCCGCACGTGCGCATGGCGAGTGTGGAGGGCACGCCGGACGCCGTGGCCGGGTTACTCGACGAGATCTCCCTGCCCGACTCCGCCGAGGTACTCGGGCCGGTGCCGCTGGGGGAGATCGACGAGGAGGGCAGATCCGAACGGGAGCGCGCGCTGCTGCGCGTGCCCCGGCAGTACGGCCGGGCACTGGCGGAGGCGGTCCACGCTGTCCGCGCGGTACGGGACGCCCGTAAGGCGGCCGATGTGGTGCGCATCCAACTCGATCCGCCGAGCCCGGTGTGA
- the fmt gene encoding methionyl-tRNA formyltransferase has product MRLVFAGTPAPAVPSLRALIDSPRHDVVAVVTRPDAPAGRGRRLVRSPVGALADEHGIEVLTPRRPGDEDFLARLSELAPDACPVVAYGALLPESALAVPRHGWINLHFSLLPAWRGAAPVQAAVRAGDEITGATTFRIVRELDAGPVFGTVTELVKPTDTAGELLDRLAVSGAGLLVSTLDGIEDGTVGAVPQPADGITYAPKVTVEDARISFDRPALAIDRHLRSVTPEPGAWAEFRGQRLKLGAVGVTDGEHTGLAPGELLVERRRVLVGTATSALVLGEVQAQGKKRMAATDWARGSRIEQGEHLT; this is encoded by the coding sequence ATGAGGCTCGTGTTCGCGGGAACACCCGCGCCTGCCGTGCCGTCGTTGCGCGCGCTGATCGACTCGCCGCGTCATGACGTCGTCGCCGTCGTCACCCGTCCCGACGCGCCCGCGGGCCGAGGGCGCAGACTGGTGCGTTCCCCTGTCGGCGCCCTCGCCGACGAACACGGCATCGAGGTCCTCACCCCCCGGCGTCCCGGTGACGAGGACTTCCTGGCCAGGTTGTCCGAGCTGGCGCCGGACGCATGCCCCGTCGTCGCCTACGGCGCGCTGCTGCCGGAGTCCGCTCTCGCGGTGCCGCGTCACGGCTGGATCAACCTGCACTTCTCCCTGCTGCCCGCCTGGCGTGGCGCCGCGCCGGTCCAGGCGGCCGTCAGGGCCGGTGACGAGATCACCGGCGCCACGACGTTCCGGATCGTGCGGGAGCTCGACGCGGGCCCGGTGTTCGGGACCGTCACCGAGCTCGTCAAACCCACCGACACCGCCGGGGAACTCCTGGACCGGCTCGCGGTGTCCGGAGCAGGCCTGCTGGTGTCCACGCTGGACGGTATCGAGGACGGCACCGTCGGGGCCGTGCCGCAACCGGCCGACGGGATCACCTACGCGCCGAAGGTGACGGTCGAGGACGCGCGGATCTCCTTCGACCGCCCCGCGTTGGCGATCGATCGCCACCTCCGGTCGGTGACGCCCGAGCCGGGCGCGTGGGCGGAGTTCCGGGGACAGCGGCTCAAGCTCGGCGCCGTCGGCGTCACCGACGGCGAGCACACCGGCCTCGCGCCCGGAGAGCTGCTGGTCGAGCGTCGCCGCGTGCTCGTGGGCACCGCCACCTCGGCGCTCGTACTCGGCGAGGTGCAGGCGCAGGGCAAGAAGCGCATGGCGGCCACCGACTGGGCCCGTGGAAGCAGGATCGAACAGGGGGAACACCTGACATGA
- a CDS encoding RsmB/NOP family class I SAM-dependent RNA methyltransferase, whose amino-acid sequence MTGERRGHRHGQRGRRPAPRKQGPRKPPVHDPARRAAFDVLRAVSERDAYANLVLPELLRQRRVAGRDAALATELAYGTARATGLLDAVLTRCVDRSLDTVDSMALDALRIGAYQLLRTRIPRHAAVASTVDLVREDAGSRLAGFVNAVLRRVSEKDEQQWLEEIEADTASDPLARLALRTSHPRWIARAFAEALGDTGDELRAALEADDARPAVHLLAKPGQVSADELAAITGGDVAPYSPYGVHLSSGGGDLAESEVLAEGLAAVQDEGSQLVAVAATAAPLAGGKDERWLDLCAGPGGKTVVLGCLAQVSGATVDAVEVAEHRARLVREATDDLPVAVHVADGRDPGLEEGYDRILVDAPCSGLGALRRRPEARWRKQPGDIAELTQLQSELLASAYRLVRPGGVVTYVVCSPHLAETEGIVAEAARRGGAEVLDARELFPGVPGLGDGPYVQLWPHRHGTDAMFCAVTRKR is encoded by the coding sequence ATGACCGGCGAGCGGCGGGGACACCGCCACGGGCAGCGCGGACGTCGTCCCGCGCCCCGCAAGCAGGGCCCGCGCAAACCTCCGGTGCACGATCCGGCGCGACGGGCCGCGTTCGACGTCCTGCGCGCGGTGAGCGAGCGCGACGCCTACGCCAACCTGGTCCTGCCGGAGTTGCTGCGGCAGCGGCGCGTTGCCGGCCGGGACGCGGCACTGGCCACCGAACTCGCCTACGGCACGGCGAGGGCCACCGGGCTGCTCGACGCGGTGCTGACCCGCTGCGTGGACCGATCACTGGACACAGTGGACTCGATGGCGCTTGACGCGCTCCGGATCGGGGCGTACCAGCTGCTGCGCACCCGCATTCCCCGCCACGCTGCCGTGGCATCCACTGTGGACCTCGTGCGGGAGGACGCCGGGTCGAGACTCGCGGGTTTCGTCAACGCGGTGCTGCGCCGGGTTTCCGAGAAGGACGAGCAACAGTGGCTGGAGGAGATCGAGGCCGACACCGCGTCCGACCCGCTGGCACGGTTGGCGCTGCGCACGTCACATCCCCGGTGGATCGCGCGCGCGTTCGCGGAGGCGCTCGGCGACACGGGCGACGAGCTGCGGGCGGCCCTGGAGGCCGACGACGCGCGTCCTGCCGTGCACCTGCTGGCCAAGCCGGGACAGGTCAGTGCCGACGAGCTGGCCGCCATCACCGGCGGCGACGTGGCGCCCTACTCGCCCTACGGCGTGCATCTGTCGTCCGGCGGGGGAGACCTCGCCGAATCCGAGGTCCTCGCCGAGGGGCTCGCCGCGGTGCAGGACGAGGGCAGCCAGCTGGTGGCCGTGGCCGCCACCGCCGCGCCCCTGGCCGGAGGGAAGGACGAGCGCTGGCTCGACCTGTGCGCCGGGCCGGGCGGCAAGACCGTGGTGCTGGGCTGCCTCGCGCAGGTGTCGGGTGCGACGGTGGACGCCGTGGAGGTGGCCGAGCACCGGGCCCGGCTCGTGCGTGAGGCCACCGACGACCTGCCCGTCGCGGTGCACGTCGCCGACGGTCGTGACCCCGGACTCGAGGAGGGCTACGACCGGATTCTCGTGGACGCGCCGTGCAGCGGGCTCGGCGCGTTGCGGCGCAGGCCCGAGGCGCGGTGGCGTAAGCAGCCCGGCGACATCGCCGAGCTCACCCAGCTCCAGAGCGAACTGCTCGCCTCGGCGTATCGGTTGGTGCGCCCCGGTGGCGTGGTGACGTACGTGGTGTGCTCGCCCCACCTGGCCGAGACCGAGGGCATCGTCGCGGAGGCGGCGCGCCGTGGCGGCGCCGAGGTCCTCGACGCGCGGGAGCTGTTCCCGGGTGTGCCGGGGCTCGGGGACGGGCCGTACGTGCAACTGTGGCCCCACCGGCACGGCACGGACGCGATGTTCTGCGCGGTGACCCGCAAGCGCTGA
- the rpe gene encoding ribulose-phosphate 3-epimerase: protein MIAPSILSADFASLGTEIDAITGSGDGRADWVHVDVMDGHFVPNLTIGLPVVESLLKRTELPLDCHLMIEDPDRWAPGYAEAGAHNVTVHVEAARDPVMLAKNLRAAGAKAGLSIKPNTPLEDHLDTLRHYDTLLVMSVEPGFGGQSFIPEVLDKVRTARRLVDTGHLTLLVEIDGGINADTIEQAAEAGVDCFVAGSAVYGADDPARAVAALRDRARAARAR, encoded by the coding sequence ATGATCGCTCCCAGTATCCTCTCCGCCGACTTCGCGAGTCTCGGCACGGAGATCGACGCCATCACCGGATCCGGTGACGGTCGCGCCGACTGGGTGCATGTGGACGTGATGGACGGTCACTTCGTCCCCAACCTCACCATCGGGCTGCCCGTGGTGGAATCGCTGCTGAAGCGCACGGAGCTCCCGCTCGACTGCCACCTCATGATCGAGGATCCCGACCGCTGGGCGCCGGGGTACGCGGAGGCGGGCGCCCACAACGTCACCGTGCACGTCGAGGCCGCTCGTGACCCGGTGATGCTCGCCAAGAACCTGCGTGCCGCGGGAGCGAAGGCCGGACTGTCGATCAAGCCGAACACGCCGCTCGAAGACCATCTGGACACGCTCAGGCACTACGACACGCTGCTGGTGATGTCCGTGGAGCCCGGCTTCGGGGGGCAGTCGTTCATCCCCGAGGTGCTCGACAAGGTGCGCACCGCACGCAGGCTGGTCGACACGGGGCACCTGACGTTGCTGGTGGAGATCGACGGCGGTATCAACGCCGACACCATCGAACAGGCCGCGGAGGCGGGGGTCGACTGCTTCGTCGCCGGATCCGCCGTCTACGGCGCGGACGACCCGGCTCGCGCGGTCGCGGCGCTGCGTGACCGCGCGAGGGCGGCCCGCGCGCGGTGA
- the ribD gene encoding bifunctional diaminohydroxyphosphoribosylaminopyrimidine deaminase/5-amino-6-(5-phosphoribosylamino)uracil reductase RibD, whose product MSTSAASASSAWGPELREAVEAAMETALALSDGVRGTTSPNPPVGAVILDARGHQVGAGATQPPPGPHAEVMALREAGERARGGIAVVTLEPCSHHGRTPPCTRALLDAGVAAVRFAVADPHPAASGGAEVLRAAGVDVEGGLLARQVETGPLRAWLHRERTGRPHVTWKYAASLDGRVAAVDGTSRWISGPASRAEVHELRARVDAVVVGTGTVFADDPWLTVRHEDGELAARQPLRVVMGTRGIPEGARVLDSTAETVVFATHDPGEVLAGLAARGVVDVLLEGGPTLAGAFVAAGLVDRIVAYVAPTLLGGGPAALGEAGVSTITEAHRWRVEGVTMSGEDVRISAVPVTGEGGD is encoded by the coding sequence GTGAGCACGTCGGCTGCGTCGGCATCGTCGGCCTGGGGGCCGGAACTCCGCGAGGCCGTGGAGGCCGCGATGGAGACCGCGCTCGCCCTGAGTGACGGCGTACGCGGAACCACCAGCCCGAACCCGCCCGTGGGCGCGGTGATCCTCGACGCCCGGGGACACCAGGTCGGTGCGGGCGCCACCCAACCGCCGCCCGGCCCGCACGCCGAGGTGATGGCCCTGCGGGAAGCGGGTGAACGCGCGCGTGGCGGTATCGCCGTCGTCACGCTGGAGCCGTGCTCCCACCACGGGCGCACCCCGCCGTGCACGCGGGCCCTGCTCGATGCCGGGGTGGCCGCCGTGCGGTTCGCCGTGGCCGACCCGCACCCCGCCGCCTCGGGTGGGGCGGAGGTGCTGCGGGCCGCGGGAGTGGACGTCGAGGGCGGGCTGCTGGCCCGGCAGGTGGAGACAGGGCCCTTGCGGGCGTGGTTGCACCGCGAGCGCACCGGACGCCCGCACGTCACGTGGAAGTACGCGGCGAGCCTCGACGGCCGGGTCGCCGCGGTCGACGGCACCAGCCGCTGGATCTCGGGCCCGGCCTCACGCGCCGAGGTGCACGAGCTGAGGGCGCGGGTGGACGCCGTCGTCGTGGGCACCGGCACCGTGTTCGCCGACGACCCGTGGCTCACGGTGCGGCACGAGGATGGTGAGCTCGCGGCCCGGCAGCCGCTGCGTGTGGTGATGGGCACACGCGGCATACCGGAGGGGGCGCGGGTGTTGGACAGCACGGCGGAGACGGTGGTGTTCGCCACCCACGACCCCGGCGAGGTGCTGGCCGGACTGGCCGCGCGGGGCGTCGTCGACGTGCTGTTGGAGGGCGGTCCGACTCTGGCGGGAGCGTTCGTCGCGGCGGGCCTCGTCGACCGGATCGTCGCCTACGTCGCACCGACGCTGTTGGGCGGCGGACCCGCCGCACTGGGAGAGGCGGGAGTGTCGACCATCACCGAAGCGCACCGTTGGCGGGTCGAAGGGGTCACCATGAGCGGTGAGGACGTGCGGATCTCCGCCGTTCCGGTCACGGGCGAGGGAGGCGACTAG
- a CDS encoding riboflavin synthase, protein MFTGIVEELGEVTRVEPGEGVTRLTVRGPLVTEDAGHGDSIAVNGVCLTVVDTSGDEFTVDVVAETLKRTSLDGVEPGRRVNLERAMAAGGRFGGHVVQGHVDGTGTFLSRDPDGLTRFACPPELSRYVVEKGSIAVDGVSLTVAEVSREEFAVALIPTTLRATMLGRNEPGDAVNLEVDVLAKYVEKLAAVHLPPAAVENGEGEEDR, encoded by the coding sequence GTGTTCACCGGGATTGTCGAGGAGCTCGGCGAGGTCACTCGGGTGGAGCCGGGCGAGGGGGTCACGCGGCTGACCGTGCGGGGGCCGCTGGTGACCGAGGACGCCGGGCACGGTGACTCGATCGCGGTCAACGGTGTGTGCCTGACCGTGGTGGACACCTCCGGTGACGAGTTCACCGTCGACGTCGTCGCCGAGACGTTGAAGCGCACCAGCCTGGACGGTGTCGAGCCCGGTCGGCGCGTGAACCTGGAGCGGGCGATGGCCGCCGGCGGCCGCTTCGGAGGGCACGTCGTGCAGGGCCACGTGGACGGCACCGGCACCTTCCTGTCGCGCGACCCCGACGGGCTGACCCGGTTCGCGTGTCCGCCCGAGCTGTCGCGCTACGTCGTCGAGAAGGGCTCCATCGCGGTGGACGGCGTCTCGCTCACCGTGGCCGAGGTGTCGCGGGAGGAGTTCGCCGTGGCGTTGATCCCCACCACGCTGCGCGCCACGATGCTGGGTCGCAACGAGCCGGGTGACGCGGTGAATCTGGAGGTCGACGTGCTCGCGAAGTACGTCGAGAAACTGGCCGCCGTCCACCTGCCCCCGGCAGCGGTGGAGAATGGCGAGGGCGAGGAGGACAGGTGA
- a CDS encoding bifunctional 3,4-dihydroxy-2-butanone-4-phosphate synthase/GTP cyclohydrolase II: MIEPAPSVDVESIERAIEDIANGRPVIVVDDEDRENEGDLIFAAEKATPELLAFMVRYTSGYVCVSLTGEDCDRLNLPPMYHSNQDRRGTAYTVTVDASEGIGTGISATDRSHTIRLLADPKSQPSDFRRPGHVVPLRAKDGGVLRRPGHTEAAVDLARMAGLAPAGVLCEIVSQKNDGDMARRDELEIFAADHDLRLITIADLVAYRRRTEKQVERVAEARIPLAAGTFRAIGYDSLLDGIEHVAFVYGDIGDGEDILVRVHSECLTGDVFGSLRCDCGPQLQAALEAVAAEGRGVVLYVRGHEGRGIGLLHKLQAYQLQDAGADTVDANLALGVPADARDYGTGAQILSDLGVRSMRLLTNNPAKRVGLEGYGLRVVGRVALPVSPNPENLRYLRTKRDRMGHELSQLEHFDEVGAGVSDVSRNGDGPAEDPVVGGA; the protein is encoded by the coding sequence ATGATCGAGCCCGCTCCGTCGGTGGACGTCGAGTCCATCGAACGGGCAATCGAGGACATCGCGAACGGCCGCCCCGTGATCGTGGTCGACGACGAGGACCGCGAGAACGAGGGAGACCTGATCTTCGCGGCGGAGAAGGCGACGCCGGAGCTGCTCGCCTTCATGGTGCGCTACACGTCCGGCTACGTGTGCGTGTCGCTGACCGGCGAGGACTGCGACCGGCTGAACCTGCCGCCGATGTATCACTCGAACCAGGACCGGCGCGGTACCGCGTACACGGTGACGGTGGACGCCTCCGAGGGCATCGGCACGGGCATCTCGGCCACCGACCGCAGCCACACGATCCGGCTGCTGGCCGACCCCAAGTCGCAGCCGTCCGACTTCCGCAGGCCCGGCCACGTCGTGCCGTTACGAGCGAAGGACGGCGGCGTGCTGCGCAGGCCGGGACACACCGAGGCCGCCGTGGACCTGGCGCGCATGGCCGGGCTCGCGCCCGCGGGCGTGTTGTGCGAGATCGTGTCGCAGAAGAACGACGGCGACATGGCCCGCCGCGACGAGCTGGAGATCTTCGCGGCCGACCACGACCTACGGTTGATCACCATCGCCGACCTCGTCGCCTACCGCAGGCGTACGGAGAAGCAGGTCGAACGCGTGGCGGAGGCCCGCATCCCGCTGGCGGCGGGCACGTTCCGCGCCATCGGCTACGACAGCCTGCTCGACGGCATCGAGCACGTCGCGTTCGTTTACGGCGACATCGGTGACGGCGAGGACATCCTGGTGCGGGTTCACTCGGAGTGCCTGACGGGCGACGTGTTCGGGTCGCTGCGCTGCGACTGCGGCCCGCAGTTGCAGGCGGCGCTGGAGGCGGTGGCGGCCGAGGGCAGGGGCGTCGTGCTCTACGTCCGGGGCCATGAGGGCCGGGGGATCGGCCTGCTGCACAAGTTGCAGGCGTACCAGCTCCAGGACGCCGGAGCGGACACGGTGGACGCCAACCTGGCGCTCGGGGTGCCCGCGGACGCCCGTGACTACGGCACCGGTGCGCAGATCCTGTCCGACCTGGGTGTGCGTTCGATGCGCCTGCTCACCAACAACCCGGCCAAGCGCGTCGGGCTGGAGGGTTACGGGCTACGGGTGGTCGGCCGGGTGGCGTTGCCGGTCTCGCCCAATCCGGAGAACCTGCGTTACCTGCGGACCAAGCGTGACAGGATGGGACACGAGTTGTCCCAGTTGGAGCACTTCGACGAGGTCGGTGCCGGGGTCTCCGACGTCAGCCGTAACGGCGACGGCCCGGCGGAAGACCCAGTGGTGGGTGGAGCATGA
- the ribH gene encoding 6,7-dimethyl-8-ribityllumazine synthase — protein sequence MSGEGRPDEGQELRECENLRLGIVATRWHARITDSLLASALRTAGEVKLAEEPTVLRVAGAVELPVVAQALARNHDAVVALGVVIRGDTPHFDYVCDSVTAGLTRVALDESTPVGNGVLTCDTEEQALARAGLPSSKEDKGREATVAALTTANVLRGLRQPWTERGFV from the coding sequence ATGAGTGGAGAAGGCCGTCCCGACGAGGGACAGGAACTGCGGGAGTGCGAGAACCTCCGGCTGGGCATCGTGGCCACGCGCTGGCACGCCCGGATCACGGACAGCCTGCTGGCCTCCGCGCTGCGCACGGCGGGTGAGGTGAAGCTGGCGGAGGAGCCCACGGTGCTGCGTGTGGCCGGGGCCGTCGAACTGCCCGTGGTGGCACAGGCGCTCGCCCGCAACCACGACGCGGTCGTCGCGCTCGGTGTGGTGATCCGTGGGGACACGCCGCACTTCGACTACGTGTGCGACTCGGTGACGGCCGGGTTGACCCGGGTGGCGCTGGACGAGAGCACGCCCGTGGGCAACGGGGTGCTGACGTGCGACACCGAGGAGCAGGCCCTGGCCAGGGCGGGGCTGCCCTCCTCGAAGGAGGACAAGGGACGGGAGGCGACGGTGGCCGCGCTGACCACCGCCAACGTGCTGCGCGGCCTCCGTCAGCCGTGGACGGAACGAGGTTTCGTGTGA
- a CDS encoding PH domain-containing protein, which produces MADKKGDTTDTTDTVVVRPRRVVWMSGALALLLLTVFVTVALLLRSQDTGVIFMVSDQIAMIGVGVMLAGAAMLFATPRVRADRDGVYVRNIGVSRRFTWDEVLSVSFPDGASFARLELPDYEYYSMMAIQAVDREHAVQAVRALRRLHAANRG; this is translated from the coding sequence ATGGCCGACAAGAAGGGCGACACCACCGACACCACCGACACCGTCGTGGTCCGGCCGCGTCGGGTGGTGTGGATGTCCGGGGCGCTGGCGCTGTTGCTGCTGACGGTGTTCGTGACCGTGGCGTTGTTGTTGCGCTCGCAGGACACCGGCGTGATCTTCATGGTCAGCGACCAGATCGCGATGATCGGGGTGGGTGTGATGCTGGCGGGTGCCGCCATGCTCTTCGCCACGCCGAGGGTCCGCGCCGATCGCGACGGCGTGTACGTGCGCAACATCGGCGTGTCCCGCAGGTTCACCTGGGACGAGGTGCTGTCGGTGAGCTTCCCCGACGGTGCGTCGTTCGCGCGACTGGAGCTGCCCGACTACGAGTACTACTCGATGATGGCCATTCAGGCGGTGGACCGGGAGCACGCCGTGCAGGCGGTGCGTGCACTGCGCCGCCTGCACGCCGCGAACCGCGGCTGA